In Candidatus Defluviilinea proxima, a single genomic region encodes these proteins:
- a CDS encoding maleylpyruvate isomerase N-terminal domain-containing protein, with protein MKELNEYRRHLMNRLLSATKEFRDACLAVKDLQAPLDEGGWNVHQIATHTRDVHMLVYRFRAQRTAEDEDPEFQNFDGDAYMAEHYDANKPLKQLLDGFVASVESLLITLGRLPAEAWSRTSRHVTLGSGFTLQTWIERDLAHIEEHLKIVKKGE; from the coding sequence ATGAAAGAGTTGAATGAATACCGCAGGCACTTAATGAACAGATTGCTTTCTGCGACGAAAGAATTTCGCGATGCATGTCTGGCTGTAAAAGATCTCCAAGCGCCACTTGATGAGGGCGGTTGGAACGTTCACCAGATCGCTACACACACACGTGATGTTCACATGCTGGTATACAGGTTTCGCGCGCAAAGAACTGCTGAGGATGAAGACCCGGAATTCCAGAATTTTGACGGTGATGCCTATATGGCGGAGCATTATGATGCAAACAAACCGCTCAAACAACTTTTGGATGGGTTCGTTGCCAGTGTGGAATCATTGCTCATAACTTTGGGCCGATTGCCAGCGGAGGCTTGGTCACGAACATCACGTCATGTCACACTGGGAAGTGGTTTTACACTGCAAACATGGATCGAACGCGATCTCGCCCACATCGAGGAGCATTTGAAGATCGTAAAGAAAGGGGAATAA
- a CDS encoding phosphatase PAP2 family protein produces MNLRPILELDARLSNKMRVAEKPGALRSIAAFFAHSGDSWFWAIGLFSLWASGDAFWKKWAVVQFVGISVLAVLVMGTKFLVRRKRPEGEWGGIYRSTDPHSFPSGHAARSFFIAFIALGLGPAGLAVALLIWAPLVALARVAMGVHYVSDIVAGAVFGIAIAWIGLQIYEPLFHWVFTLIGFPLW; encoded by the coding sequence ATGAACCTGCGTCCTATTCTTGAATTGGATGCACGACTCTCAAACAAAATGCGCGTGGCTGAAAAGCCAGGCGCATTGCGTTCCATTGCGGCATTCTTCGCGCATTCCGGTGACTCATGGTTTTGGGCCATCGGTCTCTTTTCATTATGGGCGAGCGGCGATGCGTTTTGGAAGAAGTGGGCTGTCGTGCAATTTGTCGGCATCAGCGTACTGGCAGTTTTGGTGATGGGAACCAAATTCCTCGTGCGGAGGAAGCGTCCAGAAGGCGAGTGGGGAGGTATTTATCGGAGCACCGATCCACATTCGTTCCCATCCGGTCATGCGGCACGATCCTTCTTTATCGCATTTATTGCTTTAGGGTTGGGCCCTGCCGGTTTGGCAGTAGCTTTGTTGATCTGGGCCCCGCTTGTTGCACTGGCACGCGTTGCCATGGGCGTGCATTATGTTTCGGATATTGTTGCCGGTGCTGTGTTTGGCATCGCGATTGCGTGGATCGGTCTGCAAATTTACGAGCCTTTGTTTCATTGGGTTTTCACCCTAATTGGCTTTCCCCTTTGGTAG
- a CDS encoding SDR family NAD(P)-dependent oxidoreductase, producing the protein MNNIKDKVVLITGAGKGSGRLLAQALAKHGAIIAANDISPINVEEVVDEINQSGGHAKAYVEDVAKKVGAQNLIMQVEDDFGRVDILINHASVEPHVGLLEMDEWDWHRVLDVNMTGVFLMTQTVGRLMRKQSSGVMINLLTLNQDPVKNEAAFVASMNGLVGFTRQAARELNPHGIQVYAVETGDGVVERVFALLEEK; encoded by the coding sequence ATGAACAATATCAAAGATAAAGTTGTACTCATCACCGGGGCTGGCAAAGGAAGTGGACGCCTGCTTGCCCAGGCATTGGCAAAACATGGCGCGATCATTGCGGCCAATGACATTTCACCGATCAATGTGGAAGAAGTTGTCGATGAGATCAATCAATCAGGCGGTCATGCCAAGGCCTATGTCGAAGACGTCGCCAAGAAGGTGGGAGCACAGAATCTCATCATGCAGGTAGAGGATGACTTTGGCCGCGTTGATATCCTAATCAACCATGCATCGGTCGAACCGCATGTTGGATTGTTGGAAATGGATGAATGGGATTGGCATCGTGTATTGGATGTAAATATGACCGGCGTGTTTTTGATGACGCAAACTGTGGGACGGTTAATGAGAAAACAAAGCTCAGGGGTGATGATCAATCTCCTTACGCTGAATCAAGATCCAGTCAAGAATGAAGCGGCTTTTGTCGCCAGTATGAATGGTCTGGTTGGATTCACCCGTCAAGCGGCGCGTGAATTAAATCCGCATGGCATTCAAGTGTATGCAGTAGAGACAGGAGATGGGGTTGTTGAACGGGTCTTTGCGCTGTTGGAGGAAAAATGA
- a CDS encoding quinate 5-dehydrogenase — translation MKKAVSISIGSSKRNKAVEVTLLGEKVSIERIGTDGDMEAAALKYKELDGKVDAFGVGGGDLSMVIDGKKYEFHSVKPMVRFIKKTPVVDGSGLRNTLEKKAAPFVMEKLGDYINANGKTAMVMTGSDRWGLTSSFLDAGFKCTFGDMLFSLDIPIPLHTAKQIKFVASLLLPIALRLPFDWIYPTGEKQEERRPKYPQYFKDVTVVAGDCHYIKRYMPDDMKGKIVVTNTTTPEDVELFRKCGVKYLVTTTPVLEGRSFGTNMMEAALVAISGKNRPLTWDEYNELLAKLGFEPQLQELN, via the coding sequence ATGAAAAAGGCCGTCAGCATTAGTATTGGTTCATCAAAACGCAACAAAGCTGTGGAAGTAACTTTGTTGGGTGAAAAAGTGAGCATCGAACGTATTGGCACAGACGGTGATATGGAAGCCGCCGCCTTGAAATACAAAGAACTCGACGGCAAAGTGGATGCATTTGGTGTGGGCGGCGGGGACCTGAGCATGGTGATCGACGGGAAAAAATATGAGTTTCATTCCGTAAAGCCGATGGTGCGCTTCATCAAGAAAACCCCGGTAGTGGATGGTTCTGGCCTGCGAAACACGCTTGAAAAGAAAGCCGCGCCATTTGTTATGGAAAAGCTTGGTGATTACATCAATGCGAATGGCAAGACAGCCATGGTGATGACGGGCTCTGATCGTTGGGGGCTCACGAGTTCCTTTCTAGACGCGGGGTTTAAGTGTACCTTTGGCGATATGTTGTTTTCATTGGATATTCCGATTCCATTGCATACTGCCAAGCAGATCAAATTTGTAGCTTCACTGTTATTACCTATCGCTTTGCGCCTGCCCTTTGATTGGATTTACCCGACCGGTGAGAAACAGGAAGAACGTAGACCTAAGTATCCTCAATATTTCAAAGATGTCACAGTGGTTGCCGGTGACTGTCATTACATCAAACGTTATATGCCCGATGATATGAAAGGCAAGATTGTCGTTACCAACACGACAACCCCTGAAGATGTGGAATTGTTCAGAAAATGCGGCGTCAAATATCTCGTCACGACCACGCCTGTATTGGAAGGTCGTTCTTTTGGCACGAACATGATGGAAGCCGCCTTGGTCGCTATCTCTGGTAAGAACCGTCCGTTGACGTGGGACGAATACAATGAACTGCTTGCAAAGCTCGGTTTCGAACCGCAGTTGCAGGAACTAAACTAA
- a CDS encoding nucleotidyltransferase family protein: MDAVVLAGGIPQPEDPLYSYSRGDSKALIDVAGKPMIQWVLDALGDAKHVDNVIVTGLSPKVGLTCKKPIHFISNQGRMLGNIVAGIGKSLQLDKKSKYVLVVSADIPALKPEMVDWLVETTMQTKDDIYYGVCTREVMEGRYPGSKRTYTKLKGIELCGADINVTHVRMATEHLDLWESLIGNRKSPLRQASLIGLGTLLQVATRSITLEDLVTKVCDRIGIKGRAIIWSHAEACMDVDKPHQLELLREDIAKLQPAPLAKPKATTKKPAAKKAAPAKTKTTSKVAPKKK; this comes from the coding sequence ATGGATGCAGTTGTACTTGCGGGTGGAATACCCCAGCCTGAAGACCCACTTTACAGTTATTCCCGAGGCGATTCGAAGGCGCTGATCGATGTGGCAGGTAAGCCCATGATCCAGTGGGTTCTTGATGCATTGGGCGACGCGAAACACGTTGACAATGTCATTGTGACCGGCCTTTCACCCAAGGTGGGGCTTACATGCAAGAAGCCCATACACTTTATCTCCAATCAGGGACGTATGCTTGGCAATATTGTGGCAGGCATCGGTAAATCTTTGCAATTGGATAAAAAGAGCAAGTACGTGCTTGTCGTTTCTGCTGATATTCCTGCTCTCAAACCCGAAATGGTGGATTGGCTTGTAGAAACAACAATGCAAACCAAGGACGACATCTATTATGGCGTTTGCACACGTGAAGTTATGGAAGGGCGTTACCCTGGTTCCAAACGTACGTACACAAAATTAAAGGGCATCGAACTCTGTGGCGCTGACATCAACGTTACACACGTCCGCATGGCTACAGAACACCTTGATCTGTGGGAGTCGTTGATCGGCAATCGCAAGAGTCCGCTCAGGCAGGCGAGCCTCATTGGGTTGGGAACTTTGCTACAGGTCGCCACGCGCAGTATTACCTTGGAAGACCTCGTCACAAAAGTCTGTGATCGCATAGGCATTAAGGGACGCGCCATCATCTGGTCGCATGCCGAAGCCTGTATGGACGTGGACAAGCCTCATCAATTGGAACTTTTACGTGAGGATATCGCGAAGTTACAACCCGCACCGCTTGCAAAACCAAAGGCTACAACAAAGAAACCTGCGGCTAAAAAAGCCGCGCCTGCAAAAACAAAAACCACATCGAAAGTAGCACCTAAAAAGAAATGA